The following are encoded in a window of Thalassotalea insulae genomic DNA:
- the fusA gene encoding elongation factor G, which produces MARTTPIERYRNIGICAHVDAGKTTTTERVLFYTGLSHKIGEVHDGAATMDWMEQEQERGITITSAATTCFWKGMDAQFDDHRINIIDTPGHVDFTIEVERSLRVLDGAVLVLCASSGVQPQTETVWRQMEKYAVPRIVFVNKMDRTGANFLNVVEQMKERLGANAVPIQLPIGAEEEFSGVVDLIKMKAINWNEADQGMTFSYEDIPADMQDLADEWRENLVSEAAEANDELMDKYLEEGDLTEDEIKAALRQRTLSNEIILSTCGSAFKNKGVQAVLDSVIEYLPSPKDVPAITGISNDKAETEVSREADDKAPFSALAFKIASDSFVGTLTFFRVYSGVVKTGDMVFNPLKGKKERLGRIVQMHSNDRKEIKEVHAGDIAAAIGLKDVTTGETLCDPSHVITLDKMEFPEPVISVAVEPKTQVDQDKLTNALTRLAAEDPSFHVVTDEETGQTIISGMGELHLDIITDRMMREYKVDCNVGNPQVSYRETITKSAQVEGKFERQMGTKGQYGHVCLTMEPAGEGEGFVFVNDIIDSGEVPKEYFTAIEKGFQEQMDSGVLASYPMLDIKVTLTGGSFHETDSNEIAFKVAASMGFRNGVMAASPVLLEPVMKVEVTTPEENMGDVVGDLNRRRGMIDGMDEGPSNTKIVNATVPLSEMFGYATELRSATQGRASYSMEFKQYNETPKAVADSIIEGRGGSVI; this is translated from the coding sequence GTGGCTCGTACAACACCTATTGAGCGTTATCGTAATATTGGCATCTGCGCACATGTAGATGCGGGTAAAACGACGACAACTGAACGTGTATTATTTTATACTGGTCTTTCCCATAAGATTGGTGAAGTACATGATGGTGCAGCTACCATGGATTGGATGGAACAAGAACAAGAACGTGGTATTACCATAACTTCCGCGGCAACGACTTGTTTTTGGAAGGGAATGGACGCTCAATTTGACGATCATCGTATTAATATCATCGACACCCCAGGTCACGTAGATTTTACCATTGAAGTTGAGCGTTCATTGCGTGTACTTGATGGTGCAGTGCTTGTGCTTTGCGCATCGAGTGGCGTGCAACCGCAAACCGAAACCGTTTGGCGTCAAATGGAAAAATATGCGGTTCCACGAATAGTTTTTGTTAATAAAATGGATAGAACCGGTGCCAACTTTCTCAATGTTGTAGAACAAATGAAAGAACGGTTAGGTGCTAATGCGGTACCTATTCAGTTACCTATAGGTGCAGAAGAAGAATTTTCAGGTGTCGTCGATTTAATTAAGATGAAAGCCATCAACTGGAACGAAGCTGATCAAGGTATGACTTTTAGCTACGAAGATATTCCAGCCGATATGCAAGATCTTGCTGATGAATGGCGAGAAAACTTAGTATCAGAAGCTGCCGAAGCTAATGATGAGTTGATGGATAAATATCTTGAAGAAGGTGATCTCACCGAAGACGAAATTAAGGCTGCCTTGCGTCAGCGTACATTAAGTAACGAAATTATTTTGAGTACTTGTGGCTCTGCTTTTAAGAATAAAGGCGTACAAGCTGTTTTAGATAGTGTTATTGAGTACCTCCCTTCACCAAAAGACGTGCCGGCTATTACTGGTATCAGTAATGATAAAGCTGAAACAGAGGTGAGTCGTGAAGCCGATGATAAGGCCCCATTTTCAGCTTTAGCCTTTAAAATTGCATCTGATTCTTTTGTTGGCACATTGACTTTTTTCCGTGTCTATTCAGGTGTTGTTAAAACGGGAGATATGGTTTTTAACCCACTTAAAGGCAAAAAAGAGCGTTTAGGTCGTATTGTGCAAATGCATTCTAATGATCGTAAAGAGATTAAAGAAGTGCACGCCGGCGATATTGCTGCGGCCATTGGCTTGAAAGATGTTACTACTGGGGAAACCTTATGTGATCCAAGTCATGTCATTACTTTAGATAAAATGGAATTTCCTGAACCGGTAATTTCTGTAGCGGTTGAGCCAAAAACACAGGTTGACCAAGATAAGTTAACTAATGCGTTAACTAGGCTAGCCGCGGAAGATCCTTCATTTCATGTGGTAACTGATGAAGAAACTGGGCAAACGATTATATCGGGTATGGGTGAGCTACACTTAGATATCATTACTGATCGAATGATGCGTGAATACAAAGTGGATTGTAATGTCGGTAATCCACAAGTCTCTTATAGAGAAACCATCACTAAGTCTGCGCAAGTTGAAGGCAAATTTGAACGTCAAATGGGCACTAAAGGTCAGTATGGACATGTTTGTTTAACAATGGAACCTGCCGGTGAAGGTGAAGGTTTTGTTTTTGTTAACGATATTATCGATAGTGGCGAAGTGCCAAAAGAATACTTCACTGCTATTGAAAAAGGCTTTCAAGAACAGATGGATTCCGGTGTATTGGCGTCATACCCAATGCTAGATATAAAAGTTACGCTAACAGGGGGCTCATTTCATGAGACAGATTCTAATGAGATCGCCTTTAAAGTTGCTGCTTCTATGGGATTTAGAAATGGGGTAATGGCTGCGTCACCAGTGTTGCTAGAGCCTGTTATGAAAGTTGAAGTGACAACACCTGAAGAAAATATGGGTGATGTAGTTGGAGATTTAAACCGACGTCGTGGCATGATTGATGGCATGGATGAGGGGCCAAGCAATACTAAAATTGTAAATGCTACAGTGCCTTTGTCTGAAATGTTCGGTTATGCGACTGAGTTAAGAAGTGCGACCCAAGGTCGAGCGTCATACTCAATGGAATTTAAGCAATACAATGAAACGCCAAAAGCTGTAGCTGATTCTATTATTGAAGGGCGCGGCGGCTCAGTTATTTAA
- the rpsG gene encoding 30S ribosomal protein S7 has protein sequence MPRRRVVGQRKILPDPKFHNELLAKFINILMVDGKKSTAEKIVYGALDILTEKNSEKTHLELFEEALDNIRPQVEVKSRRVGGSTYQVPVEVRPVRRNALAMRWLVEAARKRGEKSMAQRLANEMLDASDSKGSAVKKREDVHRMAEANKAFAHYRW, from the coding sequence ATGCCAAGAAGACGCGTCGTTGGGCAACGTAAAATATTGCCAGATCCTAAGTTCCATAACGAACTATTAGCAAAATTCATCAACATCCTTATGGTTGATGGTAAAAAATCTACTGCAGAAAAAATTGTATACGGTGCATTAGACATTTTAACTGAGAAAAACTCTGAAAAAACTCACTTAGAGCTTTTTGAAGAAGCGTTAGACAACATTCGCCCACAAGTAGAGGTTAAATCTCGTCGTGTTGGTGGTTCTACGTATCAAGTACCAGTTGAAGTTCGTCCAGTTCGTCGTAATGCACTAGCCATGCGTTGGTTAGTTGAAGCAGCTCGTAAACGTGGTGAAAAATCAATGGCTCAACGCCTTGCTAACGAAATGCTAGATGCATCAGATAGCAAAGGTTCAGCGGTTAAGAAGCGTGAAGACGTTCACCGTATGGCCGAAGCGAACAAAGCGTTCGCACACTATCGCTGGTAA
- the rpsL gene encoding 30S ribosomal protein S12 produces MATINQLVRKPRVKQVQKSNVPALQACPQRRGVCTRVYTTTPKKPNSALRKVARVRLTNGYEVTSYIGGEGHNLQEHSVILIRGGRVKDLPGVRYHTVRGALDCSGVNDRRQGRSKYGAKRPKS; encoded by the coding sequence ATGGCAACTATTAACCAATTGGTACGTAAACCACGTGTCAAGCAGGTGCAAAAGAGTAACGTTCCTGCGTTACAGGCTTGCCCTCAGCGTCGTGGCGTATGTACTCGTGTGTATACAACTACACCTAAAAAACCTAACTCAGCATTACGTAAAGTTGCTCGTGTTCGTTTAACTAACGGCTACGAAGTAACTTCATACATTGGTGGTGAAGGTCACAACTTACAAGAGCATAGCGTAATCTTAATCCGTGGTGGTCGTGTTAAAGACTTACCTGGTGTACGTTATCATACTGTTCGTGGCGCACTTGATTGTTCAGGTGTTAACGATCGTAGACAAGGCCGTTCTAAATACGGTGCGAAGCGCCCTAAATCTTAA